The following proteins are encoded in a genomic region of Lachnospiraceae bacterium KM106-2:
- a CDS encoding LysR family transcriptional regulator YeiE: MLDYRIETFLTLCRKRNYSKAAKELCISQPAVTQHIQYLERFYDCKLFYYENKSLMLTKQGALLERLLLGLSASDKRIYERVQLSKQQKRYLNIGASLPIAEFIMPEVMDKLMDLVVEMKIRLGVNNTDELLNGLQKDYYNCLFIEGYFEKEKYSHELLSKEEVILVAGKEYQPSQLEGLLSEVLIIKQEGSGIRKMIDGVLSDRNLTVNSYQNVMEVENLSIIKKLVESGKGISFVYRLSVEKELEEKRLFEIPLDIKMEQEFNFVILQNNIFAKDYLELFYFVKEIYDKRKSK; encoded by the coding sequence ATGTTAGATTATCGAATAGAGACATTCTTAACTCTTTGTAGGAAAAGAAATTATAGTAAAGCAGCCAAAGAATTATGTATTTCTCAGCCAGCGGTGACACAACATATTCAATATTTAGAACGTTTTTATGATTGTAAGCTTTTTTATTATGAGAATAAATCGTTGATGTTGACAAAACAGGGGGCACTATTAGAACGCTTATTATTAGGTCTGAGTGCAAGTGACAAAAGGATTTATGAACGAGTTCAGCTTAGTAAGCAGCAAAAGAGGTATTTAAATATTGGTGCATCATTACCGATTGCAGAGTTTATTATGCCTGAAGTAATGGATAAATTAATGGATCTTGTTGTAGAAATGAAGATACGTCTAGGGGTTAATAACACAGATGAATTATTAAACGGTCTTCAAAAGGATTATTATAATTGTTTGTTTATTGAAGGGTATTTTGAGAAGGAAAAGTATTCACACGAACTTTTATCAAAGGAAGAAGTTATTTTGGTTGCTGGCAAAGAGTATCAACCAAGTCAATTAGAGGGGCTATTATCGGAAGTGCTCATTATAAAGCAAGAAGGTTCTGGAATTCGTAAAATGATCGACGGCGTTTTGAGCGATAGAAATTTAACTGTTAATTCCTATCAAAATGTTATGGAAGTAGAGAACTTATCTATTATTAAAAAATTAGTAGAAAGCGGAAAAGGTATTTCCTTTGTTTATCGTTTGTCGGTAGAAAAAGAGCTGGAAGAAAAAAGGTTATTTGAGATTCCATTAGATATAAAAATGGAGCAGGAATTCAATTTTGTTATTTTACAGAATAATATTTTCGCGAAGGACTACTTGGAGTTATTTTATTTTGTAAAAGAAATTTATGATAAAAGAAAGAGCAAATAA
- a CDS encoding cation-transporting ATPase, E1-E2 family — protein sequence MLPYEKEIGQVLEEYNVKVEQGLSTSQLEEQIVKYGKNVLKEKKKSSMWIRFLEQFKDVMILILLVAAAVSFVIALNGHDRKEFIEPILILLIVILNAVIGVVQENKAQNALEALKNLSAPHARVLRNGGEELVEASELVPGDIILFEAGDFVPADARLIESASLKSDESALTGESLPVEKDAKIKMTKEVPLGDRKNMIYSGCSITYGRGKAIVVNTGMNSEMGKIAGLLNEEESLATPLQIKLSRLGKYLGIMALIICAIIFIIGLLSGMSVLELFMTSVSLAVSAIPEGLPAIVTVVLSLGVERMVKRNAIIKRLPAVETLGSASIICSDKTGTLTQNKMTVKMAYHNGSVVPEEITQDNSEEITQLLKYATLCCDGSIIINGTEIGQIGDPTETSILVAAYLNGIIKEELAKEYERVAEIPFDSERKLMSVIVRDGEEYLVIVKGGFDVITQCCNEVDFSQCENIVESFSKEALRVLAVAYKRLQIFPQEITSEELECNLNFMGIVGMIDPPREEAKQAVALCKEAGIRPIMITGDHVMTASAIARQLGILNEKEEAITGSELEHMTEEELQHRVRNISVYARVSPEDKIRIVKAWKSQGEVVAMTGDGVNDAPALKAADIGCAMGITGTDVAKGAADMTLTDDNFATIVEAVREGRGIYDNIRKTVAFLLGTNIGEVITVFFAMLFFKTSPLLSMHLLWINLVTDSFPAIALGMEPVDKNIMRKHPRRRDESIFAEGLGTKIALQGIMFGVLSIFAFYYGCRFQVSDQTIDSGRTMAFAVLGLSQIVHSFNMRSDRSLFEIGVFSNKTLNMACGISFILMCFILFVPPVTYAFGLVSLSTFQYIVIILLSSIPLIVLEGSKKMTEED from the coding sequence ATGCTTCCATATGAAAAAGAAATAGGACAAGTTCTTGAAGAATATAATGTGAAGGTAGAACAGGGACTTAGTACATCACAACTAGAAGAGCAAATAGTAAAGTATGGGAAAAATGTACTAAAAGAGAAGAAAAAATCATCCATGTGGATTCGATTTTTAGAACAGTTCAAGGATGTTATGATATTGATCTTGCTTGTTGCAGCAGCAGTGTCCTTTGTGATAGCACTAAATGGACATGATCGGAAAGAGTTCATAGAACCTATTTTAATTTTACTGATCGTTATTCTGAATGCTGTTATTGGAGTAGTGCAGGAGAATAAAGCACAAAATGCATTAGAGGCACTTAAGAATCTTTCAGCACCTCATGCAAGAGTATTAAGAAATGGCGGGGAAGAACTGGTTGAGGCATCTGAATTAGTACCTGGAGACATTATATTATTTGAGGCAGGCGACTTTGTTCCAGCAGATGCAAGACTGATTGAAAGCGCAAGTCTAAAATCAGACGAGTCTGCACTGACTGGCGAATCACTTCCGGTAGAAAAAGATGCAAAGATTAAGATGACAAAAGAAGTTCCTTTAGGTGATCGAAAGAATATGATCTATTCTGGATGCAGTATTACTTATGGACGAGGGAAAGCGATTGTTGTTAATACCGGTATGAATTCGGAGATGGGGAAGATCGCCGGACTTTTAAATGAAGAAGAGAGTCTTGCAACACCACTTCAGATAAAACTGAGTAGATTAGGAAAGTACTTAGGTATTATGGCATTGATCATATGTGCCATCATCTTTATTATTGGACTTTTATCTGGAATGTCAGTATTAGAACTGTTTATGACCAGTGTTTCTTTAGCGGTTTCAGCAATTCCAGAAGGGCTGCCAGCTATCGTGACGGTAGTCTTAAGTCTTGGAGTAGAACGAATGGTAAAACGAAATGCTATTATTAAGAGGCTCCCTGCAGTTGAGACATTGGGAAGTGCATCTATTATCTGTTCGGATAAGACGGGTACTTTAACACAAAACAAGATGACTGTTAAGATGGCTTATCATAATGGAAGTGTTGTGCCAGAAGAAATCACACAGGATAATAGTGAAGAGATTACCCAATTATTAAAGTATGCTACGTTATGTTGTGATGGTAGTATCATCATAAACGGAACGGAGATCGGACAGATAGGAGATCCTACAGAAACAAGTATTCTTGTTGCTGCATACCTGAATGGGATCATTAAGGAGGAATTGGCTAAGGAGTACGAGCGGGTTGCTGAGATTCCATTCGATTCAGAAAGAAAGTTAATGTCTGTTATTGTAAGAGATGGTGAGGAGTACCTGGTTATTGTAAAAGGTGGATTTGATGTTATTACACAATGTTGCAATGAAGTGGATTTCAGCCAGTGTGAGAATATTGTGGAGTCATTTAGTAAGGAAGCGTTACGTGTATTAGCAGTTGCATACAAAAGACTTCAGATTTTTCCACAAGAGATTACCTCAGAAGAGCTGGAATGTAATCTGAATTTTATGGGAATAGTAGGAATGATTGATCCTCCTAGAGAAGAAGCAAAACAGGCAGTTGCGTTGTGTAAAGAAGCCGGAATTCGTCCGATTATGATTACGGGAGATCATGTGATGACAGCATCTGCAATTGCTAGACAACTTGGTATCTTAAATGAAAAGGAAGAGGCAATCACAGGATCTGAACTTGAACATATGACAGAGGAAGAGTTACAGCATAGAGTGAGAAATATATCAGTTTATGCCAGAGTTTCTCCAGAGGATAAGATCCGTATTGTTAAGGCTTGGAAGTCACAAGGTGAAGTAGTAGCTATGACAGGCGATGGAGTTAATGATGCACCTGCTCTTAAGGCAGCTGATATTGGTTGTGCTATGGGAATTACCGGTACAGATGTTGCAAAAGGCGCAGCAGATATGACGTTAACGGATGATAACTTTGCAACTATCGTAGAAGCAGTCAGAGAAGGACGCGGAATCTATGACAATATCAGAAAGACAGTAGCATTTTTACTTGGAACAAATATTGGTGAAGTGATTACAGTATTTTTTGCAATGTTATTTTTTAAAACGTCACCATTATTGTCAATGCATTTACTTTGGATCAATTTAGTGACGGATAGCTTTCCTGCAATTGCATTGGGCATGGAACCAGTAGATAAGAATATTATGAGGAAGCACCCTAGAAGAAGGGATGAAAGTATTTTTGCAGAAGGATTAGGCACTAAAATTGCACTTCAAGGCATCATGTTTGGTGTATTATCTATTTTTGCGTTTTATTATGGTTGTAGATTTCAGGTAAGTGATCAGACAATTGATAGTGGAAGAACGATGGCATTTGCCGTACTGGGACTTTCGCAGATCGTGCATTCTTTTAATATGAGAAGTGATCGGTCGCTATTTGAAATTGGAGTATTTAGTAACAAGACGCTTAATATGGCATGTGGAATTTCGTTTATTTTAATGTGCTTTATTTTATTTGTCCCACCCGTTACTTATGCGTTTGGACTTGTATCATTAAGTACATTTCAATATATAGTCATTATTTTATTATCCAGTATTCCTCTGATTGTATTAGAGGGATCTAAAAAGATGACAGAAGAAGATTAG
- a CDS encoding stage III sporulation protein D has product MKGYIEERAVDIANYIIESNATVRQTAKKFGISKSTVHKDVTERLLEINPALAHKARVVLDLNKSERHIRGGLATKEKYLHKSNIQGY; this is encoded by the coding sequence TTGAAAGGATACATAGAAGAAAGAGCCGTTGATATTGCCAATTACATCATCGAGTCGAATGCTACCGTAAGGCAGACTGCTAAGAAGTTCGGTATATCCAAGAGTACAGTCCATAAAGATGTTACTGAGCGCCTTTTGGAAATCAATCCTGCATTAGCCCACAAAGCCAGAGTTGTTCTCGATTTAAACAAATCAGAGAGACATATCAGAGGAGGGCTAGCAACGAAGGAAAAATATTTACATAAGAGTAATATACAAGGATACTAA
- a CDS encoding peptidyl-tRNA hydrolase — protein MYIIVGLGNPTRQYEGTRHNVGFDCINRIADKYNIAMDFEKHKALCGKGFIDGQKVILAKPLTYMNLSGESVRQLVDFYKVLPEEVIVIYDDISLDVGQLRIRKKGSAGGHNGIKSIIQHLGTNEFPRIKVGVGNKPDGWDLADYVLGHFSKEDQVTMKEAEEHAAEACHDMIIDGIEVAMNHFNKKA, from the coding sequence ATGTATATAATCGTAGGATTAGGTAATCCAACGCGTCAATATGAAGGTACTAGACATAATGTAGGATTTGACTGCATTAATAGGATTGCAGATAAATATAATATAGCAATGGATTTTGAAAAACATAAAGCACTTTGTGGAAAAGGCTTTATAGATGGTCAGAAGGTAATTTTAGCGAAGCCACTAACTTATATGAATTTAAGCGGTGAGAGTGTAAGACAATTAGTTGATTTTTATAAAGTATTGCCAGAAGAAGTTATTGTAATCTATGATGATATTTCTTTGGATGTAGGACAACTTCGAATTCGTAAAAAAGGGAGCGCTGGAGGCCATAATGGAATTAAGAGCATTATTCAGCATTTAGGAACGAATGAGTTCCCTAGAATTAAAGTTGGAGTTGGTAATAAACCGGACGGATGGGATCTTGCAGATTATGTCTTAGGACACTTTAGTAAAGAAGATCAAGTTACCATGAAAGAGGCAGAAGAGCACGCAGCAGAAGCATGCCATGATATGATCATTGATGGAATTGAAGTGGCCATGAATCATTTTAATAAAAAGGCATAA
- a CDS encoding transcription-repair coupling factor: MNTFLEPLKELNEYSEVVQDLRLNNTPIQITGCINSQKCHLMYGLAGSAVFKLIVTYNDLNAKEIYEDYKLYDKDVYFYPAKDVIFYSADIHGNAIVRDRLKILKRIIEQKPTTIITTIDAGMDQILPLEFIRQRVISIRAEQTLDLEWLKAEMIYLGYERCAQVETPGQFAIRGGIIDIFPLTEEVPYRVELWDEEVDTIRSFDVESQRSIEQIEELLIYPAAEIILDKAVLEKGKRAIAKESEEYIAALKEEKKREEAKRIKDISNEFLENLDYYNGSIAMDSYIKYFYKNTVSFFDYFTAENSIVFIDEPGRIEEKAEAVQTEFRESMIGRIEKGYILPSQVDVLFVYQELMVKLSNGKAVSISTMDYRIDSFHPKAKYDFTVKSISPYNHNFEMLVKDLKKWKENGYRIVLLSSSTSRATRLSEDLREHGLSAFFSDDFNRVVNPGEILVSYGALHKGFEYPMIKFAMISDSDIFGAEKKKRRKKKVYDGAKVHSFTDLNVGDYVVHENHGLGIYKGIEKIEVDKVAKDYIKIEYANSGVLYILATGLEVLQKYAGADARKPKLNKLNSVEWKNTKNRVRGAVKEIAQELVKLYAIRSEKKGYQFGPDTVWQREFEEMFPYEETDDQLRAIDDTKQDMESTKIMDRLICGDVGYGKTEIAIRAAFKAVEDGKQVVFLVPTTILAQQHYNNFVQRMKDFPVNIGMLSRFRTPAQSKKVVEQLKEGKCDILIGTHRVLSKDIEFKNLGLLIVDEEQRFGVTHKEKIKQLKSDVDVLTLSATPIPRTLHMSLVGIRDMSVLEEPPVDRLPIQTFVLEHNDEIIREAINRELARDGQVYYVYNRVSNIDEVANAIAELVPEANVAFAHGQMSERELEKIMFGFINGDIDVLVATTIIETGIDISNVNTMIIDDADRLGLSQLYQLRGRVGRSNRTSYAFLMYKRDKMLKEVAEKRLQAIKEFTELGSGFKIAMRDLEIRGAGNLLGARQHGHMEAVGYDLYCKMLNEAVKELKGESKEEDQFDTTVDVDIDAYIPATYIKSEFQKLDIYKRVAEIQNEEEFMDMQDELVDRFGDMPGCVNNLLNIAYLKSIAHNAYVTQLVQKDNRVRMAMYEKAMIDVSKLPGLLEKYGKTLNVEKGKNPTFVFEIPRKKNNKIDITTMFESVKQVLLDIQAIKLES; the protein is encoded by the coding sequence ATGAATACATTTTTAGAACCATTAAAAGAGTTAAATGAATATAGTGAAGTCGTACAGGATCTGCGACTTAATAATACACCAATTCAGATAACTGGGTGTATCAATTCTCAGAAGTGCCATTTGATGTATGGACTTGCCGGTTCGGCAGTCTTTAAATTAATTGTTACGTATAATGATTTAAATGCGAAAGAGATTTATGAAGATTATAAATTGTATGATAAGGACGTTTATTTCTATCCTGCCAAGGATGTTATTTTCTATAGCGCGGATATCCATGGAAATGCAATTGTAAGAGATCGATTAAAAATCTTAAAACGTATTATTGAACAGAAACCAACAACCATTATTACTACAATTGATGCAGGAATGGATCAAATCCTGCCATTAGAATTTATAAGACAGCGCGTGATCTCAATTAGAGCAGAGCAGACGTTGGATTTAGAATGGCTAAAGGCAGAAATGATCTATCTTGGTTATGAGAGATGTGCCCAAGTTGAGACACCTGGACAATTTGCAATCCGAGGCGGGATCATTGATATCTTTCCATTAACAGAAGAAGTTCCATATCGTGTGGAACTATGGGATGAAGAAGTTGATACGATTCGATCCTTTGATGTGGAGAGTCAACGTTCGATTGAACAGATAGAGGAATTGCTGATCTACCCGGCAGCAGAAATTATTTTAGATAAGGCTGTTTTAGAAAAAGGTAAACGAGCCATTGCAAAAGAATCAGAAGAATATATTGCTGCGCTAAAAGAAGAAAAGAAACGGGAAGAAGCAAAAAGAATTAAAGATATTTCGAATGAGTTTTTAGAAAATCTAGATTATTACAATGGCTCAATAGCGATGGATAGCTATATCAAATATTTTTATAAAAATACCGTTTCCTTTTTTGATTATTTTACTGCTGAGAATTCCATTGTCTTTATCGATGAACCAGGTAGAATTGAAGAAAAAGCAGAAGCTGTTCAGACAGAGTTTCGAGAGAGTATGATCGGCCGTATTGAGAAAGGTTATATTTTACCTAGTCAGGTAGATGTTCTCTTTGTTTATCAAGAACTAATGGTTAAGTTGTCTAATGGAAAGGCAGTAAGTATCAGTACGATGGATTATCGGATCGACTCCTTTCATCCAAAGGCAAAATATGATTTTACAGTAAAGAGTATCAGTCCATATAATCATAATTTTGAGATGCTTGTAAAGGATTTGAAGAAATGGAAAGAGAATGGATACCGAATTGTATTGCTTTCTAGTTCTACAAGCAGGGCCACGAGATTAAGTGAAGATTTAAGAGAGCATGGTTTGAGCGCATTTTTCAGTGATGACTTTAATCGTGTTGTGAACCCAGGCGAAATCCTGGTTAGTTATGGTGCACTTCATAAAGGCTTTGAATATCCTATGATCAAGTTTGCTATGATCAGTGATAGTGATATTTTCGGAGCAGAAAAGAAAAAACGACGTAAAAAGAAAGTTTACGATGGTGCGAAGGTTCATAGTTTTACGGATCTTAATGTGGGTGATTATGTAGTTCATGAGAATCATGGACTTGGTATCTATAAAGGAATTGAGAAAATAGAAGTAGACAAGGTAGCTAAGGATTATATCAAAATCGAGTATGCGAATAGCGGAGTATTATATATCCTTGCTACGGGATTAGAAGTTCTGCAAAAGTATGCGGGTGCAGATGCTAGAAAGCCAAAATTAAATAAATTAAATTCGGTTGAATGGAAGAATACAAAGAATCGTGTTCGTGGTGCGGTAAAAGAAATTGCTCAGGAATTAGTAAAATTATATGCCATCCGAAGTGAAAAGAAGGGATATCAATTTGGACCTGATACAGTGTGGCAGCGAGAGTTTGAAGAGATGTTCCCATATGAAGAGACGGATGATCAATTAAGAGCGATCGATGACACAAAACAGGATATGGAAAGCACAAAGATTATGGATCGTCTGATTTGTGGTGATGTTGGATATGGAAAGACAGAAATCGCAATTCGTGCAGCATTTAAAGCGGTTGAGGATGGCAAGCAAGTAGTATTTCTTGTGCCTACCACCATCTTAGCTCAGCAGCACTATAATAATTTTGTTCAAAGAATGAAGGACTTCCCAGTTAATATTGGAATGTTATCCAGATTCCGTACTCCGGCTCAGTCTAAAAAAGTAGTGGAGCAATTAAAAGAAGGAAAATGTGATATCCTAATTGGAACACATCGCGTCCTATCCAAAGATATTGAATTTAAGAATTTAGGTTTATTGATCGTTGATGAGGAACAGCGTTTTGGTGTAACTCATAAAGAAAAGATTAAGCAGCTAAAAAGTGATGTGGATGTTTTAACATTATCGGCAACTCCAATTCCTAGAACTCTTCATATGAGCTTGGTTGGAATTCGAGATATGAGTGTGTTAGAAGAACCTCCAGTAGATCGACTTCCAATTCAGACCTTTGTGTTAGAGCATAATGACGAGATAATTAGGGAAGCAATTAATCGAGAATTAGCTCGAGATGGTCAAGTTTATTATGTGTATAATCGAGTGAGCAATATCGACGAAGTCGCCAATGCGATCGCAGAGCTGGTACCTGAAGCTAATGTGGCATTTGCACATGGCCAGATGAGTGAACGTGAATTAGAGAAGATTATGTTTGGGTTCATTAATGGAGATATTGATGTCCTTGTGGCAACCACTATTATTGAGACAGGAATTGATATTTCCAATGTTAATACGATGATCATCGATGATGCAGATCGTTTAGGCTTATCTCAGCTGTATCAGTTGAGAGGTCGTGTCGGCCGTTCTAATCGTACTTCTTATGCGTTCTTAATGTATAAACGAGATAAGATGTTGAAAGAGGTAGCTGAGAAACGTCTTCAAGCGATTAAGGAATTTACGGAGTTAGGTTCAGGATTTAAAATCGCAATGAGAGATTTAGAGATCCGTGGAGCTGGAAATCTGTTAGGAGCCAGACAACATGGTCATATGGAGGCGGTTGGATATGATCTTTACTGTAAGATGCTAAATGAAGCGGTAAAAGAATTGAAGGGTGAATCTAAAGAGGAGGATCAATTCGATACTACAGTAGATGTTGATATTGATGCTTACATCCCTGCAACTTATATTAAAAGTGAATTTCAGAAATTGGATATTTATAAACGTGTTGCTGAAATTCAAAATGAAGAAGAGTTTATGGATATGCAGGATGAACTGGTAGATCGATTTGGAGATATGCCAGGATGTGTGAACAATCTTTTAAATATAGCATATTTAAAATCAATCGCACATAATGCTTATGTAACGCAGTTAGTGCAAAAAGATAATCGGGTGCGTATGGCAATGTATGAGAAGGCTATGATCGATGTATCTAAGCTGCCAGGATTATTAGAGAAGTATGGTAAGACCTTGAATGTGGAGAAAGGAAAAAATCCTACCTTTGTATTTGAGATCCCACGTAAGAAGAATAATAAGATCGATATTACTACGATGTTTGAATCAGTAAAACAAGTATTACTTGACATTCAGGCGATAAAGTTGGAAAGTTAA
- a CDS encoding foldase protein PrsA precursor produces the protein MNQFRRIRKMICISGVSCLVALSAAGCSKNNTNSESQAKAEDDKSTGSVSFDDQMMKVGDKSVSYREVMIYMLQLKNNYESGIGSEIWNFQVDKNNTFSDVAKDEIVSQITELKVIAQQAEKLNIKLNKDEIDEINGNVVNYLKNVTKEDQKKYGITEDVVYQVLSDNYLAEKVFSISTNEVDTNISDDEAKQVKLQQLYVITNGQDKNGTTISMNEKDKKAALKRAKDLLKKAKKTDDFLSFAKSNSDIAEIELELGKGDNKEIESQAFALKKGKLSDVIETSQGYVILYCVNPFDEDATASKKEEIIASRQNEVFRAKYKNWSKEYKVDVNSVKWNKIQF, from the coding sequence ATGAATCAGTTTCGAAGAATAAGAAAAATGATCTGCATTTCAGGTGTTAGCTGTTTAGTTGCGTTATCAGCGGCAGGATGTAGTAAAAATAATACGAATAGTGAAAGTCAAGCAAAGGCAGAGGATGATAAGTCAACGGGGAGTGTATCATTTGATGATCAAATGATGAAGGTAGGAGATAAGTCTGTTTCTTATCGAGAAGTTATGATCTATATGCTTCAACTTAAGAATAACTACGAGAGTGGAATTGGGAGTGAGATTTGGAACTTTCAAGTAGATAAGAATAATACGTTTTCTGATGTAGCAAAAGATGAAATCGTAAGCCAGATCACAGAATTAAAAGTAATCGCACAACAAGCAGAAAAGTTAAATATTAAGCTTAACAAGGATGAAATTGATGAGATTAATGGAAATGTTGTGAATTACCTTAAGAATGTAACAAAAGAGGATCAAAAGAAATATGGCATTACCGAGGATGTAGTTTATCAGGTATTGTCCGATAACTATTTAGCAGAGAAAGTTTTCTCGATTTCAACAAATGAAGTAGATACTAATATTAGCGATGATGAAGCAAAACAGGTTAAATTGCAGCAGTTATATGTGATCACAAATGGACAAGATAAGAATGGAACAACAATATCCATGAATGAAAAAGATAAAAAAGCAGCACTAAAGAGAGCGAAAGATTTACTTAAGAAAGCTAAGAAAACAGATGATTTCTTATCATTTGCTAAGTCTAATTCTGATATTGCAGAGATTGAATTAGAGCTTGGTAAAGGTGATAATAAGGAAATTGAAAGCCAGGCATTTGCTTTGAAAAAAGGAAAACTAAGTGATGTGATCGAGACTTCTCAAGGTTATGTTATTCTTTATTGTGTGAATCCTTTTGACGAAGATGCTACAGCATCTAAGAAAGAAGAGATTATTGCATCAAGACAGAATGAAGTATTTCGTGCAAAGTATAAAAACTGGTCGAAAGAGTATAAAGTTGATGTTAATTCAGTCAAATGGAATAAAATTCAATTTTAG
- a CDS encoding tRNA pseudouridine synthase A, with amino-acid sequence MCEKRNIKIIIAYDGAAYNGWQRLGNNDTKRTVQGTIELALKQCLNEKVDLVASGRTDAGVHALGQVANFYMTNSMLLPEIKCKLNEILPADIRILTISEVPLKFHSRYDAVSKEYEYHIDLRSKPDVFTRAYFLSFTEKLNIKSMKEAASYMLGKHDFAGFSSKMRDDRSTVRTIESITITQEEDKLFIRVKGDGFLYNMVRIIVGTLLEAGTGVRTPESVLEILRTKDRQLAGYTVNSHGLMLRHVWYPLDVLADKGSNC; translated from the coding sequence ATGTGTGAAAAACGAAATATTAAAATAATTATAGCATACGATGGAGCGGCCTATAATGGTTGGCAACGTCTAGGTAATAATGATACAAAACGGACCGTTCAAGGTACGATAGAACTAGCACTAAAGCAATGTCTTAACGAGAAGGTAGACTTGGTCGCATCTGGTAGAACAGACGCAGGGGTACATGCGCTTGGGCAGGTTGCGAACTTTTATATGACCAATTCGATGCTTTTACCAGAGATAAAATGTAAGCTAAATGAAATACTACCAGCAGATATTCGGATTCTTACGATCAGTGAGGTACCGCTTAAGTTTCATAGCAGGTATGACGCTGTGAGCAAAGAATACGAATACCATATAGATCTGCGCAGTAAGCCCGATGTTTTTACAAGAGCTTATTTTCTTTCCTTTACAGAAAAACTAAATATAAAATCAATGAAAGAAGCAGCATCCTATATGTTGGGTAAGCATGATTTTGCAGGATTTTCAAGTAAGATGAGAGACGATAGAAGTACAGTAAGAACAATTGAATCGATTACGATTACTCAAGAGGAAGATAAACTCTTTATTCGAGTAAAAGGTGATGGTTTTTTATATAATATGGTCCGCATTATAGTGGGGACTTTATTAGAGGCGGGAACAGGTGTGAGAACACCTGAAAGCGTTCTTGAGATATTAAGAACGAAAGACCGTCAGTTGGCCGGTTACACGGTCAATAGTCATGGGTTGATGTTAAGGCACGTATGGTATCCTCTGGATGTATTAGCTGACAAAGGGAGCAATTGTTAA
- a CDS encoding stage V sporulation protein T, AbrB family transcriptional regulator, whose translation MKATGIVRRIDDLGRVVIPKEIRRTLRIREGDPLEIFTDREGEIILKKYSPIGELSQFAKQYADSLAQTTGHIVCIADRDTLIAAAGTTKKDLISKSISKELEEAINQRENVICASEDKAFKKVTNDEEDYTCEVISPIISEGDAIGAVIILTKDSKVKFGEVEAKLAHAAAGFLGRQLEQ comes from the coding sequence ATGAAAGCAACTGGTATTGTAAGAAGAATAGATGACTTAGGACGTGTAGTAATTCCAAAAGAAATTCGTCGAACATTAAGAATCCGTGAAGGAGATCCATTAGAAATCTTTACTGATCGTGAAGGCGAAATTATCTTAAAGAAATACTCTCCGATCGGAGAATTAAGTCAATTCGCAAAACAATATGCTGATTCATTAGCTCAAACGACTGGACACATCGTATGTATCGCAGATAGAGATACATTAATTGCAGCTGCTGGTACTACTAAGAAGGACTTGATTTCTAAATCAATTAGTAAAGAATTAGAAGAAGCTATTAATCAAAGAGAAAATGTCATATGCGCTAGCGAAGATAAAGCATTCAAAAAAGTAACAAATGATGAGGAAGATTATACTTGTGAAGTAATCAGCCCTATCATTAGTGAAGGTGATGCAATTGGTGCAGTTATTATTTTAACTAAAGATTCAAAAGTTAAATTTGGAGAAGTAGAAGCTAAGCTTGCACATGCTGCAGCAGGATTCTTAGGACGTCAATTAGAACAATAA